The following coding sequences are from one Musa acuminata AAA Group cultivar baxijiao chromosome BXJ2-4, Cavendish_Baxijiao_AAA, whole genome shotgun sequence window:
- the LOC103983372 gene encoding protein G1-like4 codes for MNLIPNADSPHPNTSGATSMAATSTGAAASSSSSSSIAPSLSRYESQKRRDWNTFGQYLRNHRPPLSLSQCSSSHVLEFLRYLDQFGKTKIHTHLCPFFGNSNPPAPCPCPLRQAWGSLDALIGRLRAAYEENGGKPESNPFGARAIRLYLREVREVQSKARGISYEKKKRKKQQQLQQQQQQQQQQQQQQHDQHHPPPPPAAA; via the coding sequence ATGAACTTGATACCCAACGCCGATAGCCCCCACCCCAACACCAGCGGTGCCACCTCAATGGCTGCCACCAGTACCGGTGcagctgcctcctcctcctcctcctcctccatcgctCCTTCCTTAAGCCGCTACGAGTCACAAAAGCGACGCGACTGGAACACGTTCGGGCAGTACCTCAGGAACCACCGCCCGCCGCTCTCGCTCTCTCAGTGCAGCAGTTCCCATGTGCTGGAGTTCCTTCGCTACCTGGACCAGTTCGGCAAGACCAAAATCCACACCCACTTGTGCCCCTTCTTTGGCAACTCCAACCCCCCCGCGCCGTGTCCCTGCCCTCTCCGTCAAGCCTGGGGCAGCCTCGACGCCCTCATCGGCCGCCTTCGTGCCGCCTACGAGGAGAACGGAGGCAAGCCTGAGTCCAACCCGTTCGGTGCCCGCGCCATCCGTCTCTACCTCCGCGAGGTCCGCGAGGTCCAATCAAAGGCACGCGGCATCAGCTACGAGAAGAAGAAGCGCAAGAAACAACAACAactccaacaacaacaacaacagcaacaacaacaacaacaacaacaacacgaTCAGCATCACCCCCCACCACCCCCGGCCGCAGCCTGA